A DNA window from Pseudomonas sp. B21-056 contains the following coding sequences:
- a CDS encoding HAD-IA family hydrolase: MHPDYKLLIFDWDGTLANSIGRIVESMHVASDRTGFARRDDFAVKGIIGLGLPEAIRSLYPDIDDEALVVFRQHYADHYIALEAEPSPLFEGVAETLEALRAEGYHLAVATGKARRGLDRVLKAHGWDDYFDITRAADETASKPHPLMLEQILAHCEARPEQALMVGDSSFDLQMARNAGMGSVAVSYGAQTIEALRAFEPRLAIDHFPELHAWLSQHTD, from the coding sequence GTGCATCCTGACTACAAGCTCCTGATCTTCGATTGGGACGGCACCCTGGCCAATTCAATCGGTCGGATCGTGGAGTCGATGCATGTTGCGTCCGACCGTACGGGTTTTGCCAGGCGCGATGACTTTGCGGTAAAAGGCATCATCGGTCTCGGACTGCCGGAAGCGATTCGCAGCCTGTATCCGGACATCGATGACGAGGCGCTGGTGGTTTTCCGCCAGCATTACGCCGACCACTACATTGCCCTGGAGGCTGAACCGTCGCCCTTGTTCGAGGGCGTGGCCGAGACCCTCGAGGCGTTGCGGGCAGAGGGCTATCACCTGGCCGTCGCCACCGGCAAGGCTCGTCGCGGGCTGGACCGGGTGCTGAAGGCACATGGCTGGGATGATTATTTCGATATCACCCGTGCCGCCGATGAAACTGCCAGCAAGCCGCATCCGCTGATGCTCGAGCAGATCCTGGCGCATTGCGAGGCGCGCCCGGAGCAGGCACTGATGGTGGGGGATTCGTCGTTCGATCTGCAGATGGCCCGCAACGCCGGCATGGGCTCGGTGGCCGTCAGCTACGGCGCGCAGACGATCGAGGCGCTACGGGCATTTGAACCGCGACTGGCGATTGACCATTTTCCTGAGTTACATGCCTGGCTGAGCCAGCACACCGATTAA
- the rluC gene encoding 23S rRNA pseudouridine(955/2504/2580) synthase RluC has protein sequence MTTTAPSTPSVQLLEVSPEYAGQRIDNFLLARLKGVPKTLIYRILRKGEVRVNKGRIKPEYKLQAGDIVRVPPVRVPERDEPVPVAQGLLQRLEDSIIYEDKALIVINKPAGIAVHGGSGLDFGVIEAFRQLRPDAKELELVHRLDRDTSGLLMIAKKRSMLRHLHEQLRGDGIDKRYMALVRGHWATSIKQVRAPLLKSNLRSGERMVEVNDEGKDALTVFKVLRRFGDFATMVEAKPVTGRTHQIRVHTLHAGHCIAGDPKYGDDDFSREIRDLGGKRLFLHAYMLTVPLPDGGELKLQAPVDAMWAKTVERLSAS, from the coding sequence ATGACGACTACTGCCCCTTCGACTCCGAGCGTTCAACTGCTCGAGGTCTCGCCGGAATATGCCGGCCAACGAATCGATAACTTCCTCCTCGCCCGGCTCAAGGGCGTGCCCAAGACCTTGATTTATCGCATTTTGCGCAAGGGCGAGGTGCGGGTGAACAAAGGCCGGATCAAGCCGGAGTACAAGCTCCAGGCCGGCGATATCGTGCGCGTGCCGCCGGTTCGCGTGCCCGAGCGCGATGAGCCGGTGCCGGTTGCCCAGGGGCTGCTGCAGCGCCTGGAAGACTCGATCATCTACGAAGACAAAGCGCTGATCGTGATCAACAAGCCCGCAGGCATTGCGGTTCACGGTGGCAGCGGCCTGGATTTCGGCGTGATCGAAGCCTTTCGTCAGTTGCGTCCCGACGCCAAGGAGCTGGAGCTGGTTCATCGCCTGGACCGCGACACTTCCGGGCTGCTGATGATCGCCAAGAAGCGCAGCATGTTGCGCCACTTGCACGAGCAATTGCGCGGTGACGGCATCGACAAGCGCTACATGGCGCTGGTACGTGGTCATTGGGCGACGTCCATCAAGCAGGTCCGCGCGCCCTTGCTCAAGAGCAACCTGCGGTCCGGTGAGCGCATGGTCGAGGTCAACGACGAAGGCAAGGATGCCCTCACCGTGTTCAAGGTGCTGCGGCGTTTCGGCGATTTCGCGACCATGGTCGAGGCCAAGCCGGTGACCGGTCGCACCCACCAGATTCGTGTGCATACCTTGCATGCCGGACATTGCATCGCCGGTGACCCCAAATACGGGGACGACGATTTCAGTCGGGAGATCCGCGATCTGGGCGGAAAACGCCTGTTTCTCCATGCCTATATGCTCACCGTGCCGCTGCCCGATGGCGGGGAACTGAAGTTGCAGGCACCCGTGGACGCCATGTGGGCCAAGACTGTGGAGCGATTGAGTGCATCCTGA
- the rne gene encoding ribonuclease E: MKRMLINATQPEELRVALVDGQRLYDLDIESGAREQKKANIYKGRITRIEPSLEAAFVDFGSERHGFLPLKEISREYFKKAPEGRVNIKDVLSEGQEVIVQVEKEERGNKGAALTTFISLAGRYLVLMPNNPRAGGISRRIEGEERNELREALNGLVAPADMGLIVRTAGLGRSSEEMQWDLDYLLQLWTAIKEASLDRSAPFLIYQESNVIIRAIRDYLRQDIGEVLIDSVEAQDEALTFIRQVMPQYASKIKLYEDSVPLFNRFQIESQIETAFQRVVELPSGGSIVIDPTEALVSIDINSARATKGSDIEETALQTNLEAAEEIARQLRLRDIGGLIVIDFIDMTPAKNQRAVEEKVRECLEADRARVQVGRISRFGLLEMSRQRLRPSLGESSGIVCPRCNGTGIIRDVESLSLAILRLIEEEALKDRTAEVRAQVPIPVAAFLLNEKRNSITKIELRTRARIVILPNDHLETPHFEVQRLRDDSPEAHNNQSSYEIAAAAAEVEEVQPAAATRTLVRQEAAVKTAPARANAPVPTEVVAPVPAPVAAPEPSLFKGLVKSLVSLFATKEEPAAPAVVAKPAATERPARNEERRNGRQQTRNRNGRRDEERKPREERAPREERAPREPREERQPREVREEVPAVAREERAPRPPREERQPRAPREERKPRGEREERVRELREPLDAAPTVAATAEERPARQPREERAPRPPREERQPRAEQAAAVASEEEVLNAEEQLQEDGQDNAEGDRPRRRSRGQRRRSNRRERQRDANGNVIEGSEESESTEEAPSTADLAAGLAVTAAVASSTISAPAEAQANEQAERATAAVEDAPVEAPVVEATTAVEVTASPEVEVAPVREAQPEAEAVVEPAPAVEQPVVAAEPVVETAVTTDAEEKAPAPVREEQTAFNWNPEPAAPAPVVEPEPTPEPVKAAEPAVVEPAPVVEAPVVAEAPTPAEEPAPASALTANGRAPNDPREVRRRKREAERLQKEAEEAAAQAPAAEPTPVVEVVEASPAPVAETTAEAAPVESAPVADEAQPAAEAEEVTPHRAPMEKEHEPKPHA; encoded by the coding sequence ATGAAAAGAATGCTGATTAACGCAACTCAACCCGAAGAGTTGCGTGTTGCACTGGTAGACGGCCAGCGCCTCTACGACCTGGATATCGAATCCGGTGCACGCGAGCAGAAGAAGGCCAACATCTATAAAGGCCGGATTACTCGCATCGAACCAAGCCTTGAGGCTGCCTTTGTCGATTTCGGCTCCGAGCGCCACGGCTTCCTGCCCCTCAAGGAAATCTCCCGCGAATACTTCAAGAAAGCCCCTGAAGGCCGCGTCAACATCAAGGACGTCCTGAGCGAAGGCCAGGAAGTCATTGTCCAGGTCGAGAAAGAAGAACGTGGCAACAAGGGCGCCGCCCTGACCACCTTCATCAGCCTGGCCGGCCGTTACCTGGTCCTGATGCCGAACAACCCGCGTGCTGGCGGCATCTCCCGTCGCATTGAAGGCGAAGAGCGCAACGAACTGCGTGAAGCCCTCAACGGCCTGGTTGCCCCGGCCGACATGGGCCTGATCGTGCGCACCGCCGGCCTTGGCCGCAGCAGCGAAGAAATGCAGTGGGACCTCGACTACCTGCTGCAGCTGTGGACCGCCATCAAGGAAGCCTCGCTGGATCGTTCCGCGCCGTTCCTGATCTACCAGGAAAGCAACGTCATCATCCGTGCGATCCGCGATTACCTGCGCCAGGACATCGGCGAAGTCCTGATCGACAGCGTTGAAGCCCAGGACGAAGCCCTGACCTTCATCCGCCAGGTGATGCCGCAGTACGCCAGCAAGATCAAGCTCTACGAAGACAGCGTCCCGCTGTTCAACCGTTTCCAGATCGAAAGCCAGATCGAGACCGCTTTCCAGCGCGTCGTCGAACTGCCGTCCGGCGGCTCCATCGTCATCGATCCGACCGAAGCCCTGGTGTCCATCGACATCAACTCGGCGCGCGCCACCAAAGGCAGCGACATCGAAGAAACCGCCCTGCAGACCAACCTTGAAGCGGCCGAGGAAATCGCCCGTCAGTTGCGCCTGCGCGACATCGGCGGCCTGATCGTCATCGACTTCATCGACATGACCCCGGCCAAGAACCAGCGCGCCGTGGAAGAAAAGGTCCGTGAGTGCCTGGAAGCCGACCGCGCCCGTGTACAGGTCGGTCGCATCTCGCGCTTCGGCCTGCTGGAAATGTCCCGTCAGCGCCTGCGTCCGTCCCTGGGCGAAAGCAGCGGCATCGTCTGCCCTCGCTGCAACGGCACCGGCATCATCCGTGACGTCGAGTCGCTGTCCCTGGCGATCCTGCGCCTGATCGAAGAAGAAGCCCTGAAAGACCGCACCGCCGAAGTCCGCGCCCAGGTGCCGATCCCGGTGGCGGCGTTCCTGCTCAACGAAAAACGCAACTCGATCACCAAGATCGAACTGCGCACCCGCGCCCGTATCGTCATCCTGCCGAACGATCACCTCGAGACGCCGCATTTCGAAGTCCAGCGCCTGCGTGACGACAGCCCGGAAGCCCACAACAACCAGTCCAGCTACGAGATCGCCGCTGCCGCTGCCGAAGTGGAAGAAGTCCAGCCGGCTGCCGCCACCCGCACCCTGGTTCGCCAGGAAGCCGCCGTGAAGACAGCCCCCGCCCGTGCGAATGCTCCGGTTCCGACCGAAGTCGTCGCCCCGGTACCGGCTCCGGTTGCCGCGCCTGAGCCAAGCCTGTTCAAGGGCCTGGTGAAATCCCTGGTCAGCCTGTTCGCGACCAAGGAAGAGCCTGCCGCACCGGCCGTGGTTGCCAAGCCTGCCGCTACCGAGCGTCCTGCCCGCAACGAAGAACGCCGTAACGGTCGCCAGCAGACCCGCAACCGCAACGGTCGTCGTGACGAAGAGCGCAAGCCACGCGAAGAACGTGCACCGCGTGAAGAGCGCGCACCACGTGAGCCTCGTGAAGAGCGCCAGCCTCGCGAAGTCCGTGAGGAAGTGCCGGCCGTAGCCCGCGAAGAGCGCGCACCACGTCCGCCACGTGAGGAGCGTCAACCGCGTGCCCCACGTGAAGAGCGCAAGCCCCGTGGCGAGCGTGAAGAACGTGTTCGCGAACTGCGCGAGCCCCTGGATGCCGCTCCGACCGTTGCCGCCACCGCTGAAGAGCGTCCGGCCCGCCAGCCTCGCGAAGAGCGCGCACCGCGTCCTCCACGTGAAGAGCGTCAACCACGCGCCGAGCAGGCTGCAGCCGTTGCCAGCGAAGAAGAAGTGCTGAACGCCGAAGAGCAACTGCAGGAAGACGGCCAAGACAATGCCGAAGGTGATCGTCCACGCCGCCGCTCCCGTGGTCAGCGTCGTCGCAGCAACCGTCGTGAGCGTCAGCGTGATGCCAACGGTAACGTGATCGAAGGTTCGGAAGAGTCCGAGTCCACCGAGGAGGCGCCAAGCACTGCAGACCTGGCCGCCGGCCTGGCCGTGACTGCGGCCGTTGCCAGCAGCACCATCAGTGCCCCAGCCGAAGCCCAGGCCAACGAACAGGCCGAACGCGCCACCGCTGCGGTGGAAGATGCGCCGGTTGAAGCGCCGGTGGTCGAAGCCACTACTGCGGTGGAAGTCACTGCTTCGCCAGAAGTGGAAGTTGCGCCGGTTCGTGAAGCCCAGCCTGAAGCCGAAGCTGTCGTCGAGCCTGCACCGGCCGTCGAACAGCCAGTGGTGGCCGCAGAGCCTGTGGTTGAAACTGCCGTTACAACAGACGCCGAGGAAAAAGCACCGGCGCCTGTACGTGAAGAGCAGACAGCGTTCAACTGGAACCCGGAACCTGCCGCACCGGCTCCGGTTGTCGAGCCAGAGCCGACGCCAGAGCCCGTCAAGGCAGCCGAGCCTGCAGTGGTCGAGCCAGCGCCAGTGGTCGAAGCCCCCGTGGTTGCCGAAGCACCGACTCCAGCCGAGGAGCCTGCACCCGCCAGCGCCTTGACAGCCAACGGCCGTGCTCCAAACGATCCACGTGAAGTGCGCCGTCGCAAGCGCGAAGCCGAGCGCCTGCAGAAGGAAGCCGAAGAGGCAGCCGCCCAGGCACCCGCTGCCGAGCCGACCCCGGTGGTAGAAGTGGTCGAGGCAAGCCCTGCCCCGGTTGCTGAAACCACAGCCGAAGCAGCCCCGGTTGAATCGGCGCCAGTGGCCGACGAAGCTCAGCCTGCCGCTGAAGCCGAAGAAGTCACACCGCACCGCGCCCCAATGGAAAAAGAGCACGAGCCCAAACCTCACGCCTGA
- a CDS encoding NTP transferase domain-containing protein, with amino-acid sequence MSGSIGVIIVAAGLGSRFRQVAGPDKDKLLADCTGRDGAVRSVIEQVLVSLPASLDKRVLVTREGRPQAIRMAQAYGCDFVELDSPGLGDSIAAGVQACPDLDGWLIVLADMPFILPSSIERVVAGIREDGICVPVLGGEYGHPVGFGRGFGPKLMALTGDRGAKVLFSGGRVVEIAVDDPGVVWDVDVPEALSFQ; translated from the coding sequence ATGAGCGGATCCATTGGCGTGATCATTGTCGCGGCCGGACTGGGCAGCCGTTTTCGCCAGGTTGCCGGTCCCGACAAGGATAAGTTGCTGGCTGACTGCACGGGGCGCGACGGTGCCGTTCGCTCGGTGATCGAGCAGGTGCTGGTGAGTCTGCCAGCCTCCCTGGACAAACGCGTGCTGGTGACCCGCGAGGGGCGCCCACAGGCGATTCGCATGGCCCAGGCGTATGGATGCGATTTCGTAGAGTTGGACTCTCCCGGTCTGGGCGACAGCATTGCCGCCGGCGTCCAGGCCTGCCCGGACCTTGATGGCTGGTTGATTGTGTTGGCGGACATGCCATTCATCCTGCCATCGAGCATCGAGCGGGTGGTCGCGGGGATTCGCGAGGATGGTATCTGCGTACCGGTGCTTGGGGGTGAGTATGGGCATCCCGTGGGGTTTGGCCGCGGATTTGGCCCGAAACTGATGGCATTGACCGGTGATCGCGGCGCCAAGGTGTTGTTTAGCGGGGGGCGGGTGGTGGAGATTGCCGTGGACGATCCCGGGGTGGTTTGGGATGTGGATGTGCCTGAGGCTCTGAGTTTCCAGTAA
- a CDS encoding XdhC family protein codes for MDSVDLNVLRSVLQWRRAGQRVVLFTVVQTWGTAPRPPGAMLALREDGVVIGSVSGGCVEDDLIARLHDGRIPADGPPVQMITYGVTREEAARFGLPCGGTLRLTEERVGDPQWVAELLERCEAHQIVARELSLATGRVALTPASKSDVLVFDGQTLRAIYGPRWRLLLIGAGQLSRYVAEMARLLDFEVLICDPRKEFAYGWEEQHGRFVSGMPDEAVLNIQTDERTAIVALTHDPRLDDMALLTALDSPAFYVGALGSRVNSQKRRDNLLQLGLSAQVIDRLHGPIGLHIGSHTPAEIALSLLAEIVAIKNGVELRQKRPL; via the coding sequence ATGGACAGCGTTGACCTGAATGTCCTGCGCAGCGTGCTCCAATGGCGCCGCGCCGGGCAGCGCGTGGTGTTGTTCACGGTGGTGCAGACGTGGGGCACCGCGCCGAGGCCTCCGGGGGCGATGCTCGCCTTGCGCGAAGACGGCGTGGTGATCGGCTCGGTGTCGGGTGGTTGTGTCGAGGATGACCTGATCGCCCGGCTGCATGACGGCCGCATTCCGGCGGACGGTCCGCCGGTGCAGATGATCACCTACGGCGTCACCCGCGAGGAGGCGGCGCGCTTCGGCTTGCCGTGCGGCGGTACCCTGCGCCTGACTGAAGAGCGGGTCGGTGACCCGCAATGGGTCGCCGAACTGCTGGAGCGTTGCGAAGCCCACCAGATTGTCGCCCGTGAGCTGAGCCTCGCCACTGGCCGCGTGGCGTTGACGCCCGCGAGCAAGAGCGATGTGCTGGTTTTCGACGGCCAGACCCTGCGCGCCATCTACGGGCCGCGTTGGCGCCTGCTGTTGATTGGCGCCGGGCAACTGTCGCGCTATGTCGCGGAAATGGCCCGGTTGCTGGACTTCGAAGTGCTGATCTGCGATCCGCGCAAGGAATTCGCCTACGGTTGGGAAGAGCAGCATGGCCGCTTCGTCTCCGGGATGCCCGACGAAGCGGTGTTGAACATCCAGACCGACGAGCGCACGGCTATCGTTGCCTTGACCCATGATCCGCGTCTGGACGACATGGCGTTGCTGACTGCCCTGGACTCCCCGGCCTTTTATGTCGGGGCGCTGGGGTCGCGGGTCAACAGCCAGAAACGCCGGGATAATCTGCTTCAGCTAGGCTTGTCAGCACAGGTCATCGATCGGCTGCATGGTCCGATCGGCCTGCACATTGGCAGTCACACCCCGGCGGAAATCGCCTTGTCGCTGTTGGCCGAAATCGTGGCGATCAAGAATGGCGTCGAGCTGCGGCAGAAGAGGCCGCTGTAA
- a CDS encoding xanthine dehydrogenase family protein molybdopterin-binding subunit — MSRLPNDFVLSNLSRRGFLKGASATGVLVLAASWGLPEAFAEEKKFGAEGMPHGAVDDPKVYVSIAADGSVTVICNRSEMGQGVRTSLSMVVADELEADWALVKVQQAPADEARFGNQDTDGSRSMRHWYEPMRRCGAAARTMLEQAAAAQWNVPVGECHAQLHNVVHQPSGRKLGYGALATAASALPVPARDGLRLKQPAEFRYIGKEASRAIDGADVVNGRAVFGADVHFDGMLYAVVARPPVYGGKVRSVDDSAALKVPGVVKVLQIEGRPLPSEFQPLGGVAVVAKNTWAAIKGREALKIEWDDGPNAGYDSIAYRKDLEAAALKPGKVLRNTGDIDAALAKADSTLEASYYLPHLSQSPMEPMVAVARFKDGQCEAWAPSQAPQVTRERVAERLGIPFDKVTINITLLGGGFGRKSKPDFVVEAAVLAKEFPGQAIRVQWTREDDIHHSYFHTVSAEYLKAGLNRDGMPSGWLHRTVAPSITALFAPNMVHEAPFEVGMGVTNMAYAIPNLRLENPEAVAHTRVGWYRSVSNIPHGFAIQSFIDELAHKAGQDPLKYHLKLLGPDRKIDPRTLNEDWNYGESPERYPIDTARIRTVLETAAKAADWGQKLPKGRGLGLAVHYSFVTYVAAAIEVEVKEDGTVIVHKANIAVDCGPQINPERIRSQFEGACVMGLGNAMVGEISFKDGKVQQDNFHMYEVARMSLAPKEVTVHLVTPPGEVPLGGVGEPGVPPIAPALCNAIFAATGQRIRNLPVRYQLQGWQQAKA, encoded by the coding sequence ATGAGCCGTTTGCCCAATGATTTCGTGCTGAGCAATCTCAGCCGGCGTGGCTTCCTCAAAGGCGCGAGCGCCACCGGTGTGCTGGTGCTGGCCGCCAGTTGGGGCCTGCCGGAGGCTTTTGCCGAGGAAAAGAAATTCGGTGCCGAGGGCATGCCCCATGGCGCGGTCGACGACCCGAAGGTCTACGTGAGCATTGCCGCCGATGGCAGCGTGACGGTGATCTGCAACCGTTCGGAGATGGGCCAGGGCGTGCGCACCAGCCTGAGCATGGTGGTGGCCGATGAACTGGAGGCTGACTGGGCTTTGGTTAAAGTGCAGCAGGCACCGGCCGATGAAGCGCGTTTCGGCAACCAGGACACCGACGGTTCGCGCAGCATGCGTCACTGGTACGAGCCGATGCGCCGTTGCGGTGCCGCCGCCCGGACCATGCTGGAACAGGCCGCTGCTGCCCAATGGAACGTTCCGGTGGGCGAATGCCATGCCCAATTGCACAACGTGGTGCACCAGCCTTCCGGTCGCAAACTCGGCTATGGCGCATTGGCCACTGCAGCCAGCGCCTTGCCGGTGCCGGCCCGTGACGGCCTGCGCCTCAAGCAACCCGCTGAATTTCGCTACATCGGCAAGGAAGCGAGCCGGGCCATCGACGGCGCGGACGTCGTCAACGGCCGCGCCGTGTTCGGCGCCGATGTGCATTTCGACGGCATGCTTTACGCCGTCGTGGCGCGTCCGCCGGTCTATGGCGGCAAGGTCAGGAGCGTGGACGACAGCGCGGCGCTGAAAGTGCCGGGCGTGGTCAAGGTGCTGCAGATCGAAGGACGTCCGCTGCCCTCGGAATTCCAGCCCCTGGGCGGCGTGGCGGTGGTGGCGAAGAACACCTGGGCCGCGATCAAGGGCCGCGAGGCCCTGAAGATCGAATGGGATGATGGCCCGAATGCCGGTTATGACTCGATCGCCTATCGCAAGGACCTCGAGGCCGCAGCCCTCAAGCCCGGTAAAGTCCTGCGCAACACCGGCGACATCGATGCTGCGCTGGCGAAGGCCGATTCGACCCTGGAAGCTTCGTATTACCTGCCGCACCTGTCCCAGTCGCCGATGGAACCGATGGTTGCCGTTGCCCGCTTCAAGGACGGTCAGTGCGAAGCCTGGGCACCGAGCCAGGCCCCCCAGGTGACCCGCGAGCGCGTCGCCGAACGATTGGGTATTCCTTTCGACAAGGTCACGATCAATATCACGCTACTGGGCGGCGGTTTCGGTCGCAAGTCCAAGCCCGACTTCGTCGTCGAGGCGGCGGTGCTGGCCAAGGAATTTCCGGGCCAGGCGATCCGGGTGCAATGGACCCGCGAGGATGACATTCATCACTCGTATTTCCACACCGTATCGGCCGAATACCTCAAGGCTGGCCTGAACCGGGACGGGATGCCGTCCGGCTGGCTGCATCGCACCGTAGCCCCGAGCATCACCGCGCTGTTTGCGCCGAATATGGTTCATGAAGCGCCGTTCGAAGTGGGCATGGGCGTGACCAACATGGCCTACGCCATCCCCAATCTGCGCCTGGAAAATCCCGAAGCGGTGGCGCACACCCGGGTGGGCTGGTACCGCTCGGTGTCGAACATTCCCCACGGTTTTGCCATCCAGAGTTTTATCGACGAACTGGCCCACAAGGCCGGTCAGGATCCGCTGAAGTACCACCTCAAGCTGCTCGGGCCGGATCGCAAGATCGATCCGCGTACTTTGAACGAGGACTGGAACTACGGCGAATCTCCCGAGCGCTACCCCATCGACACGGCGCGGATCCGCACCGTGCTGGAAACCGCTGCCAAGGCGGCCGACTGGGGGCAGAAACTGCCCAAGGGCCGTGGCCTCGGGCTGGCGGTGCATTACAGCTTCGTCACCTACGTGGCGGCGGCCATCGAGGTGGAGGTCAAGGAGGACGGCACGGTGATCGTGCACAAGGCGAACATCGCCGTCGACTGCGGCCCGCAGATCAACCCCGAACGCATCCGCTCCCAGTTCGAAGGCGCCTGCGTCATGGGCCTGGGGAATGCGATGGTGGGGGAGATCAGCTTCAAGGATGGCAAGGTCCAGCAGGACAACTTCCACATGTACGAAGTGGCGCGCATGTCCCTGGCACCCAAGGAAGTGACGGTGCACCTGGTCACGCCACCGGGCGAGGTGCCGTTGGGCGGTGTCGGTGAGCCGGGCGTGCCGCCGATTGCGCCGGCGCTGTGCAATGCGATCTTCGCGGCCACCGGCCAGCGCATCCGTAACCTGCCGGTACGCTATCAGCTGCAAGGCTGGCAGCAGGCCAAGGCCTGA
- a CDS encoding (2Fe-2S)-binding protein: MITLKLNGQDHQLDVTEDMPLLWAIRDVAGYNGTKFGCGMGLCGACTIHIDGAPARSCITPIGSVQGQNVSTIDALHADPVGQVVQKAWLDTAVAQCGYCQGGQIMSATALLKSNPNPSDEQIEEAMVGNICRCGTYNRIKTAIRQASSHLKEAKA, translated from the coding sequence ATGATTACCCTGAAACTCAATGGACAAGACCATCAACTGGATGTGACCGAGGACATGCCGCTGCTGTGGGCTATCCGCGATGTCGCTGGGTACAACGGCACCAAATTCGGCTGCGGCATGGGCCTGTGCGGCGCGTGCACCATCCACATCGACGGCGCGCCGGCGCGCAGTTGCATCACGCCGATCGGTTCGGTGCAGGGGCAGAACGTCAGCACCATCGACGCGCTTCACGCCGACCCGGTTGGCCAGGTCGTGCAAAAGGCCTGGCTCGATACCGCCGTGGCCCAGTGTGGTTACTGCCAGGGCGGGCAGATCATGTCCGCGACCGCGCTGCTCAAGAGCAATCCCAACCCGAGCGATGAGCAGATCGAGGAAGCCATGGTCGGCAATATCTGCCGCTGTGGCACGTATAACCGGATCAAGACTGCGATCCGCCAGGCTTCCAGCCACCTGAAGGAGGCCAAGGCATGA
- the murB gene encoding UDP-N-acetylmuramate dehydrogenase: MSLQVQVGVSLKPFNSFGVDVKARLFAEAHGDGDVREALAYAAGHEVPLLVIGGGSNLLLTGDIDALVLRMASRGIRLLSDEGERVVIEAEAGEPWHPFVQHTLAQGWSGLENLSLIPGTVGAAPMQNIGAYGVEIKDVFAGLTALDRHTGELRDFTLEQCRFAYRDSLFKQQPGRWLILRVRFVLSRAAHLHLEYGPVRQRLTEQGIDQPTPIDVSRAICSIRSEKLPDPAVLGNAGSFFKNPLVPATHVTQLKVQYPDLVAYPQPEGQMKIAAGWLIERAGWKGFREGDAGVHKLQALVLVNYGDATGLQLLDLAQRIQKDVAERFQVDLEMEPNRY; this comes from the coding sequence ATGAGCTTGCAGGTACAGGTTGGCGTCAGCCTCAAGCCTTTCAACAGTTTCGGCGTGGACGTCAAGGCCCGGCTGTTCGCCGAGGCCCACGGCGACGGGGATGTTCGCGAGGCATTGGCTTATGCCGCCGGGCATGAGGTGCCGCTGCTGGTGATCGGCGGCGGCAGCAACCTGCTGTTGACCGGCGACATCGATGCGCTGGTGCTGCGCATGGCCAGCCGTGGGATCCGCTTGCTGAGCGACGAGGGTGAGCGGGTGGTGATCGAGGCCGAGGCCGGGGAACCCTGGCATCCTTTCGTCCAACACACGTTGGCGCAAGGCTGGTCGGGGCTGGAAAACCTCAGCCTGATCCCCGGTACGGTGGGCGCCGCACCGATGCAAAACATCGGCGCCTACGGGGTGGAGATAAAGGATGTCTTCGCCGGTCTCACCGCCCTGGATCGCCACACCGGCGAGCTGCGGGATTTCACCCTCGAGCAATGCCGTTTTGCCTACCGCGACAGCCTGTTCAAGCAGCAGCCGGGTCGCTGGTTGATCCTGCGGGTGCGCTTCGTCCTCAGCCGCGCCGCCCACCTGCACCTGGAATATGGCCCGGTCCGCCAGCGGTTGACCGAGCAGGGCATCGACCAGCCGACGCCCATCGATGTCAGCCGGGCCATTTGCAGCATACGCAGCGAAAAACTGCCGGACCCGGCCGTGCTGGGCAATGCCGGCAGTTTCTTCAAGAATCCGCTGGTGCCGGCCACGCATGTTACGCAACTCAAGGTGCAATACCCCGACCTGGTGGCTTATCCACAGCCCGAGGGCCAGATGAAAATCGCCGCGGGCTGGCTGATCGAGCGTGCCGGCTGGAAGGGTTTTCGTGAAGGCGATGCCGGGGTGCATAAGCTGCAGGCGCTGGTGCTGGTCAACTATGGCGATGCCACTGGCCTGCAACTGCTGGACCTGGCCCAGCGCATCCAAAAAGATGTTGCCGAACGTTTCCAGGTTGACCTGGAAATGGAGCCCAATCGCTACTGA
- a CDS encoding low molecular weight protein-tyrosine-phosphatase yields MRVLFVCLGNICRSPTAEGILRHKLREAGLLGQVEVASAGTGDWHVGKAPDKRSQAAALRRGYDLSAQRARQVSRADFATYDLILAMDSSNLRNLKALQPANGRAELDLFLRRYEAEIDDVPDPYYDGEQGFEQVLDLIERATDRLVIELKGRL; encoded by the coding sequence ATGCGGGTTCTGTTCGTCTGCCTCGGCAACATCTGCCGCTCGCCCACCGCCGAAGGCATCCTGCGCCACAAGCTGCGCGAGGCCGGGCTGCTCGGGCAGGTGGAAGTCGCCTCCGCCGGTACCGGTGACTGGCATGTGGGCAAGGCGCCGGACAAGCGCAGCCAAGCCGCGGCCCTGCGGCGCGGCTACGATTTGTCGGCCCAGCGTGCCCGGCAAGTCAGCCGCGCCGACTTCGCCACCTATGACCTGATCCTGGCGATGGACAGCAGCAACCTGCGCAATCTCAAGGCCCTGCAACCGGCCAATGGCCGAGCTGAACTGGACCTGTTCCTGCGCCGCTACGAGGCCGAGATCGATGACGTGCCGGACCCGTACTACGACGGCGAGCAGGGTTTCGAGCAGGTTCTGGACCTGATCGAACGCGCCACGGATCGCCTGGTGATCGAATTGAAGGGACGGTTATGA